The window GCTGATAGAATAACCTCAATACAGATTGCTTCCGCTAAGAATTATTGTCGCTGATGATACGTCTCGCTGATACATAATTCCTTTATCTTAATGGTAACTTTTAGATGATGATTAAAAGATGTAACGATATCTTGGAATATGAGATTTTGATGGTGCTACTTTCTTCAATCATGATTATGTAATTGGGAAGAAAATATATACAGATAAATTTGGGAAATTCTCTCTCCTACGTCACTTTTACAACTCATTCAATAAGTTGATTTTCTCTTTCGAAAAAGGCTCTCTAAACTATCATCTTCCTCAAGTTCCCATCATGTCAAAGGTTCTTTATGAGTTTGATCCTAACGCTAATGTGATCAAAGGCCCTCATGCTCCTGATTCTCCTATAGCCACTCAAGCGAACAACGTGGCATTCACTGATAATATCCCAAATTAGTTCAAGAACTCAGGGATTGAACACTTCGTCAACTACGTCAAAAGTTGCCCTCTTTGATATGCTTTCTGCAACTTCCCATAACCATTATACCCTAAGCAAATATGTGAGTTCTATTATTCCTACTATGTTGATTCTAATGTTGAAACCATTACCGAAACCTTTGCAAATGATCAATCTAGGGATACTATCAGTTCATAATCTTTTCGAACTGCTCTTTGCCTTCTCCAATCAGATGACTACTCTGAAACCCCTTCTGAGGAAAAATTCAAGTCTATTCGATCAAGATTAGGGTATAAATTTGCTCTTCAAGGCACCTCTTGTTACCCAAACAAATACACCCTTCGTCAATTATATTAtgtaggatggaagtacttatCAGGGGTGATTAGAAAATGTTTTGTACATAAGACTAGAAGCTTGGATTAGTTGACCCTATTTGAGCATAGAATCCTGTACAGCATGACTTGCAACAAATGATTAGATTTTGCTCAACTCTTCATCGATCAACTAATTGAATGTGTCACTAGGAACAAGAAGTCAACATATGTTCCTTATCCACGTTGGCTTGGGCTTATTCTAGCTCGTATTGAAGAGGGTTATAACGAAAATCATGGAATCGTCATTTCAATTCCATATATGTCTTCAAAGATCATCAATGCTGGTCTATCCGATGGAGATATACATCTTACCCGAAATATGGAAAATTGTGTTGCAAATCCATATGTTGTCGAAACTTATGACTCTGAAGAAGAGGATGATGAGGATAATGATGATGAAGATAACGAGGAAAATGAAGACACTAATAATGAAGATGACGAAGAAGGCACTAATGATGAAGAAAGcgttgatgatgaagaagatgttgatgatgaagaagatgaatttgCCACTGATAAAGGAGAAGCCTCAGTTCAATGAATGACTAATACTCCTCCAAAAATTAACCAACATATCCGTTTCTCCTCATCCTCAACTTCGTCCACAACTCCTTCTATAGAGATTTTGTATAGCATGGATCAACCCCTCCTCAAATGGAAACTACCGATCCACTGATTTAAGATGTGAGTTCTCCATCGTCAGTGTATCTTTCTTCTCAAGTTGAAACTGTTCCACCAATGCCAACTCCTCTTCATACCGCTTCTACTTATGAAGGGGAGTCTAATTACAACTTTAAAACTAATGTTCTCTCCAAACTATCCCTATTAGTTCAGATAACTCAATCTCTTGGAGAAAGAATGGTCAATGTAGAGAAATATGTGGCTAACCTCAATCGCTTGATGACttttgttggtgatgatgatgatatgatgtttgtgatgggttttggtcataagacatcatatatgctcatacaaaccctaatgcttggatctaggtttctctattgtacatgcaagttatccaaggctataaaccctaattctagcatatgggaatcaatattaacatataattaggtttaagatattaccttgattattatgtagtaataacaatccaattccttcttgtattggctttagaaagctgagagtcacaagtgtcactcctctaatggcttacaaacaccaagagcaaatggagaagatataaagagagaggagaggtataagaattcgtccctaagaagccttgggaaggtctggacgaattatgagccaaaggggtgtttatataggtttagagatagggtttcagtccttatccttatctagttgcttttcctccaagcaacccataagataagccttgaatccttatcatggtcgaattctaaggccttatcacctcaaattcgtccaacctatccttaggataatccttaccttatattgtaactatcacatagttacaattcagcccctctggtttaattaattatatttgatcacaaaattaattcttaattaattattgaccaatattaattaaacaaatatgatttctcctttaatatattattcttataacatattaataaatcataataacctctctctctctctatttatttctctaatcaacttgctttggtgaaggcaacccaaaaggaccatgcaccatcgggtcaagtacataccaaaatagttatggacttagacactaatccaacagtttgaaGACACTCCTCCCATCTCTCCAGGCAATAATCCTCAACCTCCTCCTCCATCATCAAATCTACGTCACCCTCCATCATCAAATCCACATCCACCTACACCATCTAATCCTCCTCATCATACTCCCTCTCCACCTCCTGATGCTCCTCCCCAAACTGATGATGCCAAAACGGAGGAGAATAATCATGAACAAATGATAACTGCATCAACTCCATCTCAACCTGAATTTTCTTAGTAAGGGATGATAATCAAAAAGCAATTATTGTAGCTAAAAAGGAGAGAAATGATCATCTTATTCCAGATGTTGATGATTTGCCCATTCCATAAGTTGATGCAACAAATGATGAAAAGCATATTCCATAAGTTGGTGATCAATCTGAGACTGGTGAGTATGAAGGGTTTCTTGATTTGGGGTTTATGGCATAATTGTTACTCTGAGTTTTGTTTACCCTGATACATATTTTGAGGGGGGAGATTCCTTAGGAGGAGCAAATGACATTGAAGCTTCTAGTTCCTCTGCCACTGGTGGCTCTTCGTGATTTTTCAGATCCTCCTCCCAAGATATGCAAGTTGATAGTTGATTTGGAGGATTTAGCTGCAGACTCGAAAATAACTATTAAAGAAGTCAGAGAAATTATGTTGGAACATAATACCTCAGTTTGAACTAGAAAAGAGGAAAATCAATCTATCAGACTTGTCCAGCACCTTGCATTAGTTGATGCTTAAAAGAGCAATATTCAACATTTCAATATTGATGTGGCCAAACGAAACAAAGTCTTTGAGCTGAATGATCAAATCAATCAGAAGAAATTTGGGAATGTTGTAGGTAGAAGATACCAACATGATCCCATCATCAAAGTGAAATGCACCAAACCAAATAGTTAATATCTCAAATTGCATCTGGTCATAAAAAAGTCGATTATGAATACACTGAAGTTATATTTGCTCATGAATTAGTTAAATATGGCTACAATGAGTGGATACAAATTCAAGAGATAAATTATAAACACAAAGGCGTTCACGCTTAGGAGATAAAATTGTCTATTTAATCCTTGATCAACAAAGCCAAGAAGTTGAACTTAATACCTTTAGTTGGTCCATCCCAACCATCTACCTAAGAAAGAACTAGTAGGCCCAGAATACTAAAATATACTAAGATTCTTCTTCCCTATGGCACTCCCTACATCAGCAACAACTTGCCAGTGGGTGTTGAGCCAATTAAGCACATGTTCTTTTGGGAACCAGAACATGGTATTTTCTATCATGACACCTAGAACTAAATGTGATTTCAACACACTTAAGATCTTCCTAATGCTCCCACTGAGCATTCATTCAATCTTCATCTGGAGGGAATGCGACATAAAGAGCTGAATAGAGGATATCATGTATTGATCTCTATTGAACTCGGTAAGCGTCTAACTGATCTTCATCTTGATGGCTTCAAGCGGTTAAAGTCTGAGATATTAACTGAAGTTGAAAATGTCTCAAATGATGACCTTAATGAGTTTGTTGTaattagttttgacatcatcagataggaggagattgtaaggtcacttATAATGATCTTCTGAGTCAAACACATTACACGCTGACCACCAACGGTAGCGTCAACACAAGCACCAACGCCAAAACAAGACCTTATCAGCGTCAATGTGAAGCTAATGGTCTTCGTCATCTTTGTATATTAGGAagttatatgtgtatatataaaaTAGATATCTAATCCATAATCATGGTGATTAGGATCAGACCTTTACTTAAATATGTACACATCCCTTAATTAGTGGGATTTCAGTTATTGTAGTCATATATATTCAacgttagggtgaaaccctaacgtAAGTCATTGTGACTACCTTTGTTACCTTCATTCTATTGGTGAGAACATACTTTCTTAGTGAAATAATCTTTGTGACTACTCGTGATCTTTGTTTTTCTGTTTAATCTTCGTTAAGTTAGTTTGTTCTTTGTTattcatacttgaagtgtatccgatcgatacaaaccttcagatatgtatagatctatacaagttTAACACCCCCACTTGTGGTTGCTAGCTAAAACCTCTGAAGGTAAAGTCACAATAAGCATCACTTTCTAAACAACATATCAACATCCGATGAAGTGTTGTGAGGGACAAATATCTAGTTAAAAGCTTGATTGTTGGAAGTCGTTGTAACAAATGTTCAACCaaacttaataaaataaactACCTAGAGGGGAACGCATTGAAGTAGTAATAGAATGTAACGATAAGCGAAAGAAAGTAAAAACTCTATACAGAAAAGTAACAAGATAGTATGAAAGAGTAATATATCCTACAAAGTAAAATCATTAAAAGTAGAATTTCCTTGAAAATCATAAAAGATAAAGCTATTTTAAGtgtaaaaccacaaaaacctgtgaattcaccaacattatgttgatgttttcaaactacatgtattctcaggaagatGAGTCGTGGAGGTAGCATTATGAAGGAAGGAGTTATGAAGGAAGTGTTTGGAAGTCTCATTTATTCTCTTAATGTTTAATATTGTTAGGATGTATTTTTGTCGTGAACAATGATGTAACcccttataaaaaataaatacaaataaagGTTACATTATATCTTTTGTGTTTTTGTTCAGTGTATTCAATAACCATGTACCATCATCATAATGTCGCCATCCCCGATGATTTCGCTGCCGGATAgactggtatcagagctattggttATGAAGAACTAGTAATTCCTTAGGAACTACACCTATAACCTATGGCATACACTCTAATTAGGTTTAAACCTTAATCCTAATAAttttaaaagtattattattaacTACCCTACTGATAGACTACTTACGGGAGAAGTGACAAGGATGGAAATTGTTGCTTCGGTTTCTGGATTTCATAATGGCTATACACTAATATGGTCATGCCCTTTGACTTTTCCTACTTGGTTGATTTTTACTTTATATACTTGAagtacaaaacaaaaattaataaaatacaccaaataaaataatattcCGATATACAGTTATATGAAGTCTTATAAATGCACCTACATATCATAACAAAAAGTCCATGAGATCACAAACTCAAGATTTTAGGTCAAAAACAATATCTAGAGTTAGTATTGTACAGAGACCATACCACAACTAGACCTAGAACGTGCAACTAAGTTTTATTATGGTCCGAACGACGCACGACTAAACTCGGGTACGGTAGTTGACAAGCTAAACACTTTAGGATTCTTGGATTAGTGACCTAGTTAGACTACTAGATACTCTTGAATGGAAGACCTAGATCGATATATACTACTTGAAGATTCAACACTTAGCTTGAGTTACACTAGTGAGGATGGCTAGATTGATGGTCTAGAGTCCTACATCTGACATACCTATATAGAGAGTTGTAGGAGACAAGATACTATCTACTACATACTTATAATAGGATATTATTTGTATTTACTGATTCTCACACTACCTATCATAAACATCTATCATGTTTGATGTGCTATGTAGGTTTATAGGAG of the Lactuca sativa cultivar Salinas chromosome 6, Lsat_Salinas_v11, whole genome shotgun sequence genome contains:
- the LOC128126803 gene encoding uncharacterized protein LOC128126803, with the translated sequence MNLISDSNDSNQSEASNDEIIDEPVAIAALLIKWNKKSTYVPYPRWLGLILARIEEGYNENHGIVISIPYMSSKIINAGLSDGDIHLTRNMENCVANPYVVETYDSEEEDDEDNDDEDNEENEDTNNEDDEEGTNDEESVDDEEDVDDEEDEFATDKGEASVQ